In Candidatus Palauibacter scopulicola, the genomic stretch ATCGCCGTGGGCACCGGCACCGACATCGCGATCGAAGCCGCGGACATCACCCTCGTGCAGGGCGACCTGCGCTCCGTGCTGCGCGCGACGAAGCTCTCCCGCGCCACCTTCCGCAAGATCCGCGAGAACCTCTTCTGGGCCTACGTCTACAACGTCGTCGCGATCCCCGTCGCCTTCCTCGGCCTTCTCCACCCCGTGCTCGCGGAGGCCGCCATGGCCCTGAGTTCGATCTCCGTCGTCACGAACGCGAACCGCCTCCGCCGCACCCGCCTGTAGCGACGTTGCCTTTGCCCCTTCCGGCGCGCATCATAGGCGCCGGTTCGACGGTTCATCCGGTTTCTTCCGAGAGAGGTTCGATGGCGTCACGCTGGGTCGGTCTCGCGCTGGGACTCTGGTTCCTGGGCGCCCCGTTCATCTGGGGATACCCGTTCGGTTTCCTGTGGTGGCACAGCGTGGTACTCGGCGGTTCCATCCTCGTCGTCACCATCACCTTCAACCTCGGCATCAACCGGATCAGCGGATGGGGACTCATCGCCCTCGGCGCCTACAGCATGCTGTCGCCCTTCATCCACGGATATCTCGCCAACGCCCAGGCCCTGTTCAACGACCTCATCTTCGGCGTCATCACCGTAGGCACGGGCACCGCGATGGGCGGAGCGGGCATCGAACACTCCGACGAGGTCCCCAGCACCGCCTGACCCCGGCGGTGTCAGTTGTCGCAGCGGCGTAAGTCCCGGCCGGAGCGGTCTTCGGGCTCGAGGACGAGGAGGACGCGGGCCTGCCCGGCCTCCGAGACGACGACCCGCGGCGTCGGCGACCCGAAGCCGCCGCAGTCGGCCCGCACCTGGTACGAGCCGGGCGGCAGGTCCTCCATCGCGAAGCGGCCGGCAGCATCGGTCACGACTCGGATGTCGGTGCCGACCAGTATGACGGGCACGGCCGGGAACCCCCGCCCCGTGTTCCCGTTCACGACCCGCCCGGCGACCGATCCCGGCATCGTGACGGGGACGACCAGGCGCGCCGCGGCGCCGGGTTCGGCGCGGAGAGTGGCGACCTCGCCCGGTTGGGGACCGTACGAGGGCACCAGTGTGACATCAGTGCCCGACGGGAGATCGCAGAGCCGGAAGCGGCCGGTCGAGTCGGACCGCACTTCGGTTTCGGGGAGTGACCCCGCCTGGTCGGCCCGCGCGAACGACGCCCGTACGCGGGCCGCCGGCAGCCGCACCTCGGTGAGCCGGTCCTCGACGATCCCGTCCAGCGTCACTGCACCGACACCGCCGACCGGCTCGCAGAGCCTTACGTCGATCTGCGGCACGTGTCCCCCCAACTGCGCCATCCAGTTGGACCACAGGATGATGACGCCGCAGTAGATCGTGATGTCGTTGAGCGCGAAGAGCGGGATCGGCGACGAAGGCTGGTAGAATTCGGCGGCACCCAGATCCGTCACGGACAGTTCGTCCAACAGGTACGCGGCCGGCCCCACAGGGGACTGGTACGTGCCGGCCGGATTGATCGACGCCGGCTTGCTGGTCCCCCAGCCAGACACTTCGCCGATGAACTTCCGGTCGTACCAGACCTGCACCGTGGGACAGCGGGACAGGGGCGCACGCTGCTGCAGGTTTGACAGGAAGTGCGGCAACCGGGTGAAGCCCGCGCTTTGGGTTCTGATCCACTCCGGCTCGAAGTACGTGCCCCAGCCCTCCTCCAGCCGATCGTAGAAGCCCGTCTCGACCAAGCGGAGCGGCCGGCCCTCGACATCCACTTCC encodes the following:
- a CDS encoding SPW repeat protein encodes the protein MASRWVGLALGLWFLGAPFIWGYPFGFLWWHSVVLGGSILVVTITFNLGINRISGWGLIALGAYSMLSPFIHGYLANAQALFNDLIFGVITVGTGTAMGGAGIEHSDEVPSTA
- a CDS encoding carboxypeptidase-like regulatory domain-containing protein, producing MGASATGIARSCGRGVTRRLAFMAFALTAGWPMAAAGQEAGRVAGVVRAEDTGVPVEGAAVRLAGGDVAVAETVTGASGAFSFDGIAPGEYVLGVRRIGFAAYSVPLEVGPDEPAPLDVRLSLDPVAMEPLEVDVEGRPLRLVETGFYDRLEEGWGTYFEPEWIRTQSAGFTRLPHFLSNLQQRAPLSRCPTVQVWYDRKFIGEVSGWGTSKPASINPAGTYQSPVGPAAYLLDELSVTDLGAAEFYQPSSPIPLFALNDITIYCGVIILWSNWMAQLGGHVPQIDVRLCEPVGGVGAVTLDGIVEDRLTEVRLPAARVRASFARADQAGSLPETEVRSDSTGRFRLCDLPSGTDVTLVPSYGPQPGEVATLRAEPGAAARLVVPVTMPGSVAGRVVNGNTGRGFPAVPVILVGTDIRVVTDAAGRFAMEDLPPGSYQVRADCGGFGSPTPRVVVSEAGQARVLLVLEPEDRSGRDLRRCDN